In the genome of Coturnix japonica isolate 7356 chromosome 19, Coturnix japonica 2.1, whole genome shotgun sequence, one region contains:
- the XAF1 gene encoding XIAP-associated factor 1 isoform X6: MKRPDSAKTECGEPVARKDMKDHQTEAHEQVRCNLCCQSMQQYQLEHHKNNFCATHSAPPSSCSLAPSSSSAWKDISPRGKKREHPLTSKTLLKPPKNKKVVGIHSPTRSKLSISPQVLKDTQSYSMLGTCAHCNTTLPLPAHQKHQIKCPNFVSLKNVKMNQKPRSGKKEDFS; encoded by the exons ATGAAGAGACCAGATTCTGCAAAAACTG AATGTGGTGAACCAGTTGCCAGAAAGGATATGAAAGACCATCAAACTGAAGCACATGAGCAG GTCAGATGTAATCTTTGTTGCCAAAGTATGCAGCAATACCAGCTGGAGCATCACAAA AATAATTTCTGTGCAACCCATAGTGCACCACCATCTTCCTGCTCTCTGGCTCCCTCTTCCAGCTCTGCATGGAAAGACATTTCtcccagagggaaaaaaagagaacatcCATTGACCTCCAAAACCTTGCTCAAACctccaaagaacaaaaaggtGGTTGGCATTCACTCCCCCACAAGAAGCAAACTTTCCATATCACCTCAAGTTCTTAAAGACACTCAATCTTACAGCATGCTGGGAACCTGCGCCCACTGCAACACTACTCTGCCACTTCCAGCCCATCAGAAACATCAG atcaAATGCCCAAATTTTGTATCTTTGAAAAATGTTAAGATGAACCAAAAACCACGCAGTGGAAAAAAAG aagACTTTTCCTAG
- the XAF1 gene encoding XIAP-associated factor 1 isoform X1, whose protein sequence is MKRPDSAKTECGEPVARKDMKDHQTEAHEQVRCNLCCQSMQQYQLEHHKNNFCATHSAPPSSCSLAPSSSSAWKDISPRGKKREHPLTSKTLLKPPKNKKVVGIHSPTRSKLSISPQVLKDTQSYSMLGTCAHCNTTLPLPAHQKHQIKCPNFVSLKNVKMNQKPRSGKKAKNGVFFRFVELSLERTSRAHQVQCSCSVGIPRRVYPGPCPDSFEKLTRGETPLPFCESYFPETYPKNP, encoded by the exons ATGAAGAGACCAGATTCTGCAAAAACTG AATGTGGTGAACCAGTTGCCAGAAAGGATATGAAAGACCATCAAACTGAAGCACATGAGCAG GTCAGATGTAATCTTTGTTGCCAAAGTATGCAGCAATACCAGCTGGAGCATCACAAA AATAATTTCTGTGCAACCCATAGTGCACCACCATCTTCCTGCTCTCTGGCTCCCTCTTCCAGCTCTGCATGGAAAGACATTTCtcccagagggaaaaaaagagaacatcCATTGACCTCCAAAACCTTGCTCAAACctccaaagaacaaaaaggtGGTTGGCATTCACTCCCCCACAAGAAGCAAACTTTCCATATCACCTCAAGTTCTTAAAGACACTCAATCTTACAGCATGCTGGGAACCTGCGCCCACTGCAACACTACTCTGCCACTTCCAGCCCATCAGAAACATCAG atcaAATGCCCAAATTTTGTATCTTTGAAAAATGTTAAGATGAACCAAAAACCACGCAGTGGAAAAAAAG cAAAGAACGGAGTGTTTTTCAGATTCGTGGAGTtaagtttggaaaggacctccagagCTCATCAGGTCCAATGCTCCTGCTCAGTAGGAATACCTAGAAGAGTTTAcccaggaccatgtccagaCAGCTTTGAAAAATTGACAAGGGGGGAGACTCCATTACCTTTTTGCGAGAGCTACTTTCCAGAAACCTACCCAAAAAATCCATGA
- the XAF1 gene encoding XIAP-associated factor 1 isoform X3: MKRPDSAKTECGEPVARKDMKDHQTEAHEQNNFCATHSAPPSSCSLAPSSSSAWKDISPRGKKREHPLTSKTLLKPPKNKKVVGIHSPTRSKLSISPQVLKDTQSYSMLGTCAHCNTTLPLPAHQKHQIKCPNFVSLKNVKMNQKPRSGKKAKNGVFFRFVELSLERTSRAHQVQCSCSVGIPRRVYPGPCPDSFEKLTRGETPLPFCESYFPETYPKNP, from the exons ATGAAGAGACCAGATTCTGCAAAAACTG AATGTGGTGAACCAGTTGCCAGAAAGGATATGAAAGACCATCAAACTGAAGCACATGAGCAG AATAATTTCTGTGCAACCCATAGTGCACCACCATCTTCCTGCTCTCTGGCTCCCTCTTCCAGCTCTGCATGGAAAGACATTTCtcccagagggaaaaaaagagaacatcCATTGACCTCCAAAACCTTGCTCAAACctccaaagaacaaaaaggtGGTTGGCATTCACTCCCCCACAAGAAGCAAACTTTCCATATCACCTCAAGTTCTTAAAGACACTCAATCTTACAGCATGCTGGGAACCTGCGCCCACTGCAACACTACTCTGCCACTTCCAGCCCATCAGAAACATCAG atcaAATGCCCAAATTTTGTATCTTTGAAAAATGTTAAGATGAACCAAAAACCACGCAGTGGAAAAAAAG cAAAGAACGGAGTGTTTTTCAGATTCGTGGAGTtaagtttggaaaggacctccagagCTCATCAGGTCCAATGCTCCTGCTCAGTAGGAATACCTAGAAGAGTTTAcccaggaccatgtccagaCAGCTTTGAAAAATTGACAAGGGGGGAGACTCCATTACCTTTTTGCGAGAGCTACTTTCCAGAAACCTACCCAAAAAATCCATGA
- the XAF1 gene encoding XIAP-associated factor 1 isoform X4: protein MKDHQTEAHEQNNFCATHSAPPSSCSLAPSSSSAWKDISPRGKKREHPLTSKTLLKPPKNKKVVGIHSPTRSKLSISPQVLKDTQSYSMLGTCAHCNTTLPLPAHQKHQIKCPNFVSLKNVKMNQKPRSGKKAKNGVFFRFVELSLERTSRAHQVQCSCSVGIPRRVYPGPCPDSFEKLTRGETPLPFCESYFPETYPKNP from the exons ATGAAAGACCATCAAACTGAAGCACATGAGCAG AATAATTTCTGTGCAACCCATAGTGCACCACCATCTTCCTGCTCTCTGGCTCCCTCTTCCAGCTCTGCATGGAAAGACATTTCtcccagagggaaaaaaagagaacatcCATTGACCTCCAAAACCTTGCTCAAACctccaaagaacaaaaaggtGGTTGGCATTCACTCCCCCACAAGAAGCAAACTTTCCATATCACCTCAAGTTCTTAAAGACACTCAATCTTACAGCATGCTGGGAACCTGCGCCCACTGCAACACTACTCTGCCACTTCCAGCCCATCAGAAACATCAG atcaAATGCCCAAATTTTGTATCTTTGAAAAATGTTAAGATGAACCAAAAACCACGCAGTGGAAAAAAAG cAAAGAACGGAGTGTTTTTCAGATTCGTGGAGTtaagtttggaaaggacctccagagCTCATCAGGTCCAATGCTCCTGCTCAGTAGGAATACCTAGAAGAGTTTAcccaggaccatgtccagaCAGCTTTGAAAAATTGACAAGGGGGGAGACTCCATTACCTTTTTGCGAGAGCTACTTTCCAGAAACCTACCCAAAAAATCCATGA
- the XAF1 gene encoding XIAP-associated factor 1 isoform X2, with product MKDHQTEAHEQVRCNLCCQSMQQYQLEHHKNNFCATHSAPPSSCSLAPSSSSAWKDISPRGKKREHPLTSKTLLKPPKNKKVVGIHSPTRSKLSISPQVLKDTQSYSMLGTCAHCNTTLPLPAHQKHQIKCPNFVSLKNVKMNQKPRSGKKAKNGVFFRFVELSLERTSRAHQVQCSCSVGIPRRVYPGPCPDSFEKLTRGETPLPFCESYFPETYPKNP from the exons ATGAAAGACCATCAAACTGAAGCACATGAGCAG GTCAGATGTAATCTTTGTTGCCAAAGTATGCAGCAATACCAGCTGGAGCATCACAAA AATAATTTCTGTGCAACCCATAGTGCACCACCATCTTCCTGCTCTCTGGCTCCCTCTTCCAGCTCTGCATGGAAAGACATTTCtcccagagggaaaaaaagagaacatcCATTGACCTCCAAAACCTTGCTCAAACctccaaagaacaaaaaggtGGTTGGCATTCACTCCCCCACAAGAAGCAAACTTTCCATATCACCTCAAGTTCTTAAAGACACTCAATCTTACAGCATGCTGGGAACCTGCGCCCACTGCAACACTACTCTGCCACTTCCAGCCCATCAGAAACATCAG atcaAATGCCCAAATTTTGTATCTTTGAAAAATGTTAAGATGAACCAAAAACCACGCAGTGGAAAAAAAG cAAAGAACGGAGTGTTTTTCAGATTCGTGGAGTtaagtttggaaaggacctccagagCTCATCAGGTCCAATGCTCCTGCTCAGTAGGAATACCTAGAAGAGTTTAcccaggaccatgtccagaCAGCTTTGAAAAATTGACAAGGGGGGAGACTCCATTACCTTTTTGCGAGAGCTACTTTCCAGAAACCTACCCAAAAAATCCATGA
- the XAF1 gene encoding XIAP-associated factor 1 isoform X5: MKRPDSAKTECGEPVARKDMKDHQTEAHEQVRCNLCCQSMQQYQLEHHKNNFCATHSAPPSSCSLAPSSSSAWKDISPRGKKREHPLTSKTLLKPPKNKKVVGIHSPTRSKLSISPQVLKDTQSYSMLGTCAHCNTTLPLPAHQKHQTTWVPLPVLDSIATVQDQMPKFCIFEKC; encoded by the exons ATGAAGAGACCAGATTCTGCAAAAACTG AATGTGGTGAACCAGTTGCCAGAAAGGATATGAAAGACCATCAAACTGAAGCACATGAGCAG GTCAGATGTAATCTTTGTTGCCAAAGTATGCAGCAATACCAGCTGGAGCATCACAAA AATAATTTCTGTGCAACCCATAGTGCACCACCATCTTCCTGCTCTCTGGCTCCCTCTTCCAGCTCTGCATGGAAAGACATTTCtcccagagggaaaaaaagagaacatcCATTGACCTCCAAAACCTTGCTCAAACctccaaagaacaaaaaggtGGTTGGCATTCACTCCCCCACAAGAAGCAAACTTTCCATATCACCTCAAGTTCTTAAAGACACTCAATCTTACAGCATGCTGGGAACCTGCGCCCACTGCAACACTACTCTGCCACTTCCAGCCCATCAGAAACATCAG ACTACCTGGGTCCCATTGCCTGTTTTGGATTCCATAGCTACTGTTCAAG atcaAATGCCCAAATTTTGTATCTTTGAAAAATGTTAA